From Zea mays cultivar B73 chromosome 3, Zm-B73-REFERENCE-NAM-5.0, whole genome shotgun sequence:
GTTGGGCATTTTATATTTTTATGATGCCCTTTCATGGCTTGCATTTATTGTCTTATGGGCAGACCTAGTAACAGAGGCTCCCACATGATTGAGGTCCAGGGAAGAGATAAACCGAGGCAACCCTTCCCCTACAAATTCGGAGAGGCTGCTTCGAGAGGCTTGTTTGGTTGTGAGTTGTGACCCTGGCAAAGTTGCCTAAGCTAGGCAGCTCTCTAGGCCGTCGATTTCGAGTGCTTGGCGTCCGGATGCATCTGCCTGGCCGGCACTCCCAGGCCAGGCCACGAACCAAATGGGCCTTTGGGTGACTCAGTGGGACAGCTCTTACCACTGCACCAGACCTGCCCTTATTTATTGTCTTATGATTTATTTTAAATCATTCTGTTGCATGCTCCCCTGGTGTTACTTGCTTTCTGTTGCATTTTCATGATTCTTCCATATTTCCTGTGTTTGTCAATTCATTTTTTTGTTTGTTGAGATCTATCTTGTATTATGTTTGGCATGCTGGGTAATTGTTGGTTGTTGTTGACATGTCCTTTCCCCCCTTTTTATGCAGGCGTATGATCAACATTTAAACATGATACTTGGAGATGTTGAAGAGGTCGTGACAACTGTTGAGATAGATGATGAAACATATGAAGAAATTGTGCGCGTAAGTTCATTTGCTTTTCTACCCTTAGTATTTATAATGTTCAGTAAGTCAATTTGTCAAAAACTATTGGATGCCAAGTTATCATTTTCTTTGTTCTTCAGACTTTGATGGGTTATGTTTGATGTTCACAGTGAGACTGGTACCCATTAAAGACATTAGAGCATAAAACTATCTGGGCCTTTTAGAGTGCTTAGACTTTACGGTTTTTACTCTGATATAAGACAGTGAACGGCACTCATTAAAGACATTAGAGCATAAAACTATCTGGGCCTTTTAGAGTGCTTAGACTAGACTTTATGGTTCTGACTCTATATAAGACAGTGATTCCATACTCTGAAATGTGACTTATTAGTTATTACTGATAGGTCTAAAACTTCTCAGGATCTAATCCCTAAGTCACTAACCACTACATCTAGCAGAAAGTTAATCAAACTCATACCTTCAGTAGATTGCGAAGATGAAGATATTGTGCTTGTGAGACAGAACATGAGCGTGTGAGCGGCGACCTTCCCTCACCTTCGCGCGCTATTAGATCGGTTAGGGTTTTTCTGTGTATGTGGTGGCGAGGCGGTCTGGAGAACGTTGGTTCCTGAGTCGGCTCCATGCCCCTTTTTTATTTTTGTGCGTGGTGAAGGGGGATGCAACCATTACGGTTGTTGCACCCTCGATCAGGGCACTTAGGACTCGGTTAGAATATGATAAGCTCAAACGAGCCCGAAATCAACCCAACATTTACTCTTTATCTTCGAATTGTGTATTGTGGTATACACTAACTATTTGCAGGATAATCTTTGCAGACCACGAAACGCACTATCCCCTTTCTTTTTGTCCGAGGTGATGGTGTCATATTGGTTTCTCCACCCCTTCGTACGGCATGAAGTTTGAAGTCAGATCATGCTGGTTGTTAATTATGATAACTGGTGTATTTGGCCACTTGATGGCGTTGCATGGAGTGTATGTTATGGGCCTAGCCGCTACTTTTTCTGATGGGATGTAGGTTTAACATGTGATACAATCGTGTAAACAACTGCTTGTGCTTGGATTATCTGTCGAATCTCAGGGGTGCTTCTCAGTCTCAGCTAAAGTCAATTCGGGCCTTGAAGTTAAGGGCATTTGGTAGAGTTCCACCGATGACGGATGGACTCACCTGGATCTATCGCGGAGTAGCTCCATTGTGGATCTAGGCAGTGTTCTTAAGCCTGTAAGGCGAGGCTAGGAGCTGGTCCAGTGTCTTAACGCCtaggcgggcaaggcgcctaATTATAGGGGCGTCTGGACGCTTAGGCGGGCAAGGTGCCTAGGGGCGTCTGGACGCTCCTTAAAAACACTGGATCTAGGGTTTAGTAGTTGATACGGCTCCAATTTTCGACATAATGTAAAAATACAAAAAAAATGTCTGCTCGAGGGGAGGACGTAGAAGCCTCGTCAGCCATGGCCTGGCGCTTCAATGGCGCGTAGGGTGGCTCCTGCGTGGGCGGGGAAGGACACATTCGAGGCAGCTCCGGGCTAGGCGGGCGAGCGCGGCCTCGGCGGTTGGCATGGTGTCAAGTGCGGCCTCAAACCGATGGGCCGGCGCGGCAGAGCTCGACGGCGGCGGTTGGGAAGAACGGTGAAAGGAAGAACATAATAGATTAATATTTGGAGCAAATGTGAAAGGAAGAAGAATGTAACATGCATTTCAGAGCAAATGTGAAAGAAAAAACTAGTTCGGAGCAAATACATTATGGCCTCCTTTGGATGCAGGATTAGTAAAACATAGGGATAGAATAGAAAAAATATAGGAATAAAACTGAATGACACAATTCTATAGGAAATTTTCTAAGAGGCTAGGCCTCATGTTTAGAAATCCTCTAAATCTCACTATAATGATCCTTTGTTCAATTTTATAGGATTTATATAAATTCAATCCTTTGTTCTAAAGGGTCACATAGAAAAATTTTCAATAGGATTCTAATCCTTCAAAGTTTCTTCGCTTTTCCTCAGTGAAAGGAGCAAATATGTGCAACGGGTGTGTGAGAGGAGCAAATGTAACGACTAACGAGTGGTATGAGAGGTGTTTTTTTTTACAGATTCATTAAATTTGGATTTAGTGGAGTACTAAGACCATCTCCAAAATAACACTAAAACCAGCCAAAAAAACATAATTTAGAGTGGAAAAGTAAAAATCTCTTGGTCCAACAGTCCCCTTTCCTTCCTCTAAATTACCAGGGTCCCTCATTCCCCTCATTCGAGCTCCGCCCTCCCACAAATATACGCGCGGTATCTCTCCCAATCCATCCTTTCCCGTGAACAGGTGCCGCAGCTTCCACCACTGCGCGGGGCTGGCGCCGCACCCCCACCATGTCGAGTGCCCTGACACGCTGGCCGGCGGAGGCCAGGAGGGTGGGCACCTTGTACTAGCACCACGTGCCGTGCACCAGCACCGCCAGCACGAAGTGGTGCTGGTTCTGCACTTCTGCTGAGGCGGTCCCTAGCTGCTCTCCGTCGTTTTTTCTGCTTCTCTTGCCAACAGCCCAGACATATGGAGATGCAGGAGCTCTTGCTAAGTGGCGACGATGGAGAGACCCTGATGGTCTCAGTGTTAAAGCTTTTTTTTTTGCAATGACAAATGATCAATGGAGAGACCCTTGTGAGCTGATTAGCTTAATGAGTTCAGTTTTAGTGACTACATATTAGCAATCTGATGTGAGTTTATTTTTTTGAGAAAATTTCTTTTTAGTATCCCCTAATATCATGTTTTGGGGATTACTTTTGTATAAGAAGCTCTAGGAGTTGCTCTAACTCTGATATACCAATTTAGTGgatttaggtagtgtttggttgaggagtcaagtagaacggagccgttccatccctgattctagaaacgaagccgctctgttctgtgCTTGGTAATCTGGAATAGAGtgactctgttttttgtttggttgcagagtgaacagaacggagcgtgactgtgagagcgggatgagaacggagcggctccgtccggatgattttttggagcggaatggttccggatctgaggagaatattccctaattggagcTATTCCATTCTAGTTTTTTTTACCAAACAGTAATAAAACTGGGACAAAACGGCTCCGTTTTACTTGGCtattcaaccaaacactacctcagTGAATCTTACATATCGCAAACATTTGTACTGGCCTACCGGGTACGAGGCTCATGAGCTTTCTTACCATCCTTCTGCGCTGGGTCATGCGCTTCTGTACATTGATGCAACGGACAGGAGCATTGTCCATGTAACTATAATAAAAAAATGTCTGGTCTTCAAATGATAGCTTAATAGCTGATGCGGGAAGGACGTTAATTAAAATTTTAATAGCGAAAGCTGTGGTTGAAACGGAAAATGTGAAAATCCTGAAGCTCGAAATATCAGCTAGTTGGACTTCTTATCTTCACGTGTTTTGAGTTCATAAAATTTCCCAACCATAGAAATCCTCCAATTATTCGATTCCCAAGCCACTAAGGCCCTTGGAGGAACAACAGAATCCAGAAACCGAAAAGAGGCCTCACTGCTGCCGCCTGGGCCAAGTCGTCGTCTTGCTTGCCAATCCGTCGCTCCACCTGAACACACCGGCGAAGAGGAGGCGAAGAAGCGATGGGCGTGACCAAGGAGGACGTCGAGGCGGCCATCACCTCCGCTCTCAGCCCTTCCAATCTCGTAAGCCTCTCGTCGCTCTAAACCCGGCCCGCTAGTCCATCGATCTCCATCATAAACCCTAACCACACCGCCCCTCTGTGTCTGCGCAGGTGGTGACGGACACGTCCGGAGGGTAAGCTCGCTTCCAATGCCTAAACTTTTATTTTTTTTTTCAATTAGCATCTTCAGTTGTCGACTAACCAACAAAGAGCGGGTCCTTTGTTGCGCCGTTGATTGATTCGTCGGTGCGAAGGTGTGGCGCGAGCTACGAGATCGAGGTGGTGTCGGAGAAGTTCGAGGGGAAGCGGCTGCTGGAGAGGCACCGGATGGTGAACACCGCGCTGGCGTCTCACATGGCGGAGATCCACGCCGTCTCCATCAAGAAGGCGCTCACCCCGGCTCAGGCCCAGCCCCAGGCCCAGCCGGAGCCGGCCGCCGATAAGCCCCAGGCTTAAGTGCTTAACACCCCCCAAAACGGTTTGATCCCATATGCCGATGCACGATTACATTGGCTATCTGCTTGAATAATGCGGCGGATGCACTTGCTAAATTGCAGGATGTTATCCTTGACTGATTAGAAACTTCTGCACCGTGCATTTAACTTCTGTGTCACTGTGTGTGTGTTCTGGATGCTTCTGCCCTGGTCGTTTGCTCGAGACTGTGTGTTGCAGTTCATGCTGTTAATGTTCTGCCAGGGTGGGGTTTTCAGTCCTGGAATTTTTATATTTGACTGTTGCTATGTCTTTCCTTGCTTGTAGGGGTAAGGGGTTTATTCTTTAACCTTGTGGATTAGATTACTGTATCCATCATGGTCTGCAGTGGGGAGTGGGGTGTGATGATGATGGCTGCATCTTGTTTACACAACATTTTAATTTCCTGATTGATGATGCCGCAATCAAGATGAATGTGTTGTCCTTGCTGATATAAGACTGTATCCAGTAATTAACCCATATGATCACCAAAAGCACTGTGTTCTGCATTATTTTAGACCACACTATTCACAGACTATAGTTTGAATATAGGTACGGGGATGGGTAGattgctggagatagcctaaagCTGGCTGGAAGTATTTTAGTGCTGGAACTGCAGTAGTTTACAGTTTAAGCTGTGAAAATAATTTATGCAAGCTTCTATGTTATATCGTATATATTGTAGCGATTGCATTGAATTGTACATTGTAGTACCTGACGATACTCTTTTTTGTGCATATGGGGCTGCTGGAGTTGTAATTTCTTTCTGTCATAAATATTCCAAGGTGTCTGTGCACGTTTGCATGGACCCCCGTGAACAGCAGCACATCGGTCGTGGCAGCACCATAGCTGACTTGTATTTGCACATGTTGCTAGCACGTATGCACACAGTTCCGTCTGATGGCAATAGAAATATGGAGTAGTAGCATGCCTTGCTTGTATTGATATATACTTGCAGACCATAACTTCGAAGACAAGGGGGACCTTCTCAGCGACTACTTCCGCCTATGGCCCCTAATTGCTGACAGTGGTTTCTCGGCCGACGATCTGGAGGATGACACGACCGTTTGGACCCTTGAACCGTCAGGTGAGTACACGGCAAGATCGGCTTGTGTGCAGTACAGTTTGGCAGGCAACGTGGATCAGATTTTCTGGCTACGATTTGGAAACCGTGTCCTTGTACCCGCCGCAAGCTCTTCTTGCGGCTACTGCAGAAGAGAGTTTGCACAGCGGGCTGTTTGCTGATCATAGAGTGGGTGAACTGCCGCCCTCTCTGTGGAAGAAACTCAAGAAGGGCCGTCGTATCTTTCCCTCCTCTCcaaggtgccgtttggttcacatatttgtaacgtaatgggtaattgataacgttaaatcatgtttgatagcgtaaaccattaccatttgcgttacatttcttgaaccaaacaacacccaGATGTGTTTGGAACACCTCACTGAACCTGAACCTTGAGTTGCAGTAGCCCTTCTAAGAATATGAACAAACCAAACAGGGCAGCTTTGGTGAAATGCCATAATCCAGCACTCCATGTCAGTGTCCAACTCGAGCGTTTTCAGGCCTTACATCACACAGGATCGACTATGGTCTTCCAAGTATCGAACAATTTATGACACGGCCATATTTTTTTTTTGCAGGGATCTCTATGCGCAATACATTTTTGCAGAGCCTGCGACAGTAGTTTCATCATCTATGACACCTGATCACCTCTTTTTAGGTTGGTTATAACGCAATGCTTTAGGTGCTAGAGATGCATGTAACTTTTACGGAGTCCCTTAGTTGCTATACATATTGCACTGAATGTCACACTTACGACGACACCAAGGGAAACGGAAACGAATGTCTGAATCAGGTAAGCAACAAATTAAGCCAGGAAAAGTCGATTTACACCCTCACTTAGGATGAAGCCGAGCTCGACTTCGCCTGCTCGGCGTACAACGCTTTGATCTCCTCCACGTCGTCGTAGCTTCCGAGGAATATCGGGGACCTGTCGTGGATCTTGGTTGGGATCAGATCAAGAGCCTGCATGCAGTGCCAATGCATCAAAGGTACCCAAACCAAGCAGAAGTGAACAAGCAGTTCTATTCTATGACGAGGGAGCAGAAGTGCTTTTTTTTTTGTATAGGAAATGGAGAGGCGTAAACCCTACCCGTTCTTTGCCTGTGAAGGACTGGCCTCCTGCCTGCTCCATTAGGAACGACATGGGGAAAACTTCGTACAGGATACTACAAAACCAAAGCAAACCAACCGAGACAGGTTCAGGGCCGGGGTGGTGTGTTACGAGCAGCTGAGACTGAGAGCGAGTCTGGAGGGGTAACGGAAGCTTAATTACCGGAGCTTTCCGTTTGGGTTCTTCTCGTCAGCAGGGTACAAAAACACACCGCCGTATAGCAAGGTACGGTGCACGTCAGCAACCATACTGTTAATAAAAGCAAACCATCAGCATCGATCAGCGAGTAGTGTGTTTTAGTCGTTGCAGTATAAAGCTATCAACAGTACCATCATCCTTCGTCATATGTAAACGGCCGCATGCATACGTTCATTCATTTTTGTACTGGTGGAGATCTATAGTGAAAGATCGATCGATCGACTCACCTTCCAATGTATCTCAAAGATCTTGGTGGCGAGCCATCTTTGGGGTACTTGCACTTCTCCACAAACCTGTGGTTTATTATGGTGTAAGCTACAGCTGGAGCTTCGTTTAATCGTTTCAAAAACAAAAGAAGAGGCGGGGAGTTCTTGAGCAAGTGCTATGGACAGGAGTCAGTCACAGACGACGAAACGTACTTGGCAACAGGCGCGTCCCAGTTCTTGGCGTTCCCTTCGTTGACTGAATAGATCTTCCCCTTCTTAGGTATCTGCGCGCGCGCGCGTCACAATGCAAAGAGGGAGATGAGTGGCAGTGATCAGTAAGTATTCTGTTGCCCGAGCAACTTCACGTGCATGACAAGGACTGAACGAAGAAGCTACGAGAAGATATAACCTTGATGTCTGGATGGGTTAGTATGAACTCCCCAAGTGAAGGGTCGAGCGTGAAGCCATTGACACCAGTTCCAGTGCTCAGAACGAGCTGCATCAGATTGGTTGCGCATGTCAATTATATTTCGTTACAGATGATTACCTTCGGAGAAGATGGGTTCAAGAGAATTAATTGGTTATTACCGTGCAGGAACTGCCGTACATGCAGTATCCGGCGGCGAGCATGTTCTTGCCAGGTTGCAGCACGTCCTCCAGAGTGACGTTGTCCTTGTCCTTGATGATGTAAATCCCAAAGAtctacaaaacaaaacaaaaaacctTACTTGGAGGAAACTCATGTAAAGAAACATGAAGCACGCTGAATTAAAACACAAACGCTAAAGAACAGACATGgagatggagagagagagagagagaaaaaagattggcaaaaaggaacAGTTCGTCTGCTTTATTTTGATGTCGCTATCCTGAGACTTCTCGTGATGAAAATTTCAACGTTGCGTTAAATTGAAGGACCCAGAGATTTCTCGTGTCCATACCGTT
This genomic window contains:
- the LOC100194361 gene encoding uncharacterized LOC100194361 — translated: MAAAEEEIAVKEPLDLIRLSLDERIYVKLRSDRELRGKLHAYDQHLNMILGDVEEVVTTVEIDDETYEEIVRTTKRTIPFLFVRGDGVILVSPPLRTA
- the LOC100282070 gene encoding bolA-like protein; translated protein: MGVTKEDVEAAITSALSPSNLVVTDTSGGCGASYEIEVVSEKFEGKRLLERHRMVNTALASHMAEIHAVSIKKALTPAQAQPQAQPEPAADKPQA
- the LOC100273700 gene encoding Fructose-1,6-bisphosphatase, cytosolic; its protein translation is MDHAADAHRTDLMTITRHVLNEQSRNPESRGDFTILLSHIVLGCKFVASAVNKAGLAQLIGLAGETNVQGEEQKKLDVLSNEVFVKALVSSGRTCVLVSEEDEEATFVDPKLRGRYCVCFDPLDGSSNIDCGVSIGTIFGIYIIKDKDNVTLEDVLQPGKNMLAAGYCMYGSSCTLVLSTGTGVNGFTLDPSLGEFILTHPDIKIPKKGKIYSVNEGNAKNWDAPVAKFVEKCKYPKDGSPPRSLRYIGSMVADVHRTLLYGGVFLYPADEKNPNGKLRILYEVFPMSFLMEQAGGQSFTGKERALDLIPTKIHDRSPIFLGSYDDVEEIKALYAEQAKSSSASS